Proteins encoded in a region of the Candidatus Neomarinimicrobiota bacterium genome:
- a CDS encoding glucose-1-phosphate adenylyltransferase → MAKELDNVLAIILGGGKGTRLYPLTKYRAKPAVPIAGKFRIIDIAVSNCLNSGIDKIFILTQFNTHSLHRHIYDTFQLGQFSKGFVDILAAQQTIDNTNWYQGTADAVRQNLSFIEDVGAEYIIILSGDHLYRMDYASFLNTHINKNSDITISVSPVTRKEAKSFGIVQVDENDKVINFYEKPQDEALLDEIKSLTNNTEKSYLASMGIYIFSRNILLKILKTSDAEDFGKHIIPSAIKKYSVFAYRFEGYWRDIGTIKSFFDANLELASLNPPFSFYDQKYPIYTRQRSLPGSRIQNCHFENVLIADGCYISKCIIKNSVIGLRSIIRDNCSINRTIIMGADYYEQSPLDGSIPIGIGNNCIIENAIIDKNARIGNNVKLINKEKIEYSDNKTYSVVDGIIVVPKNTTIPDNTVI, encoded by the coding sequence ATGGCAAAAGAACTTGATAATGTGCTCGCTATAATCCTTGGTGGAGGTAAAGGGACACGACTGTACCCCCTGACAAAATATAGGGCAAAACCAGCTGTCCCAATAGCAGGTAAATTCAGAATAATTGACATTGCAGTGAGTAACTGTCTTAATAGTGGCATCGATAAAATATTTATTCTAACACAATTTAATACACACAGTCTCCATAGACATATATATGATACTTTCCAGTTAGGTCAATTCTCCAAAGGATTTGTTGATATTCTTGCTGCTCAACAAACTATTGACAATACCAACTGGTACCAGGGCACAGCCGATGCCGTCAGGCAAAATCTGTCGTTCATTGAGGATGTTGGAGCTGAGTACATAATAATTCTATCAGGTGACCATCTTTATAGGATGGACTATGCTAGTTTTCTTAATACTCACATTAATAAAAATTCCGATATAACAATATCCGTAAGTCCAGTTACCAGAAAGGAAGCAAAATCCTTTGGAATAGTACAGGTTGATGAAAATGACAAAGTGATAAACTTCTATGAAAAGCCTCAAGACGAAGCTCTACTCGATGAAATAAAAAGCCTAACCAATAACACAGAAAAGAGCTATCTTGCATCAATGGGAATTTATATCTTCTCTCGTAATATCTTATTGAAAATTTTAAAAACATCAGATGCAGAAGATTTTGGTAAACACATTATTCCATCTGCTATTAAAAAATACTCTGTCTTTGCATACCGATTTGAGGGTTACTGGAGGGATATAGGGACTATTAAATCTTTCTTTGATGCAAATCTTGAATTAGCCTCTTTGAATCCTCCTTTCTCATTCTATGATCAGAAATATCCGATATATACAAGACAAAGGTCTCTTCCCGGTTCAAGAATTCAGAATTGTCACTTTGAAAATGTATTAATCGCAGATGGATGCTATATAAGCAAATGTATAATAAAAAATTCCGTTATAGGATTAAGATCAATTATAAGAGATAATTGTTCAATTAACAGGACTATTATAATGGGAGCTGACTACTATGAGCAATCTCCACTCGATGGATCTATACCAATTGGCATTGGAAACAACTGTATAATTGAAAATGCCATTATAGATAAAAATGCTCGTATTGGAAATAACGTAAAATTAATAAATAAAGAAAAAATCGAATACTCTGATAACAAAACTTATTCAGTAGTAGATGGTATAATCGTAGTGCCCAAAAATACTACAATACCTGACAACACTGTGATATAG
- a CDS encoding diguanylate cyclase encodes MSKKIEEILKEFSEIVSKASQGREDINLEDYMRVTNPPYIRQMAISLDNLLKKFQSREQYLKVAVEELKSTRKKLEEMNKELEKKVKERTHALEEANKLLESLSITDPLTGISNRRNFDYELRQEVSRALRYMTKLSCIMFDIDHFKKVNDTYGHLIGDEILKMIGSILKKHLRIHDIPARYGGEEFVVLLPETGLDDAYKVAEKIRDLIKNSVISKNSEKIRITVSLGVAEFDPERMKEPKELVDAADKALYMAKNNGRNRTELYKLP; translated from the coding sequence GTGTCAAAAAAAATAGAAGAAATTTTAAAGGAATTTTCAGAAATTGTATCAAAAGCCTCTCAAGGTCGGGAAGATATTAATTTAGAAGATTATATGCGGGTAACAAACCCACCCTATATAAGGCAAATGGCTATATCTCTTGATAATCTTTTAAAAAAATTTCAATCAAGGGAACAGTACTTAAAAGTCGCCGTGGAGGAGTTAAAATCCACCAGAAAAAAACTTGAAGAAATGAATAAGGAGCTTGAAAAAAAGGTAAAGGAGAGAACACATGCCCTTGAAGAAGCAAATAAACTTCTTGAATCACTATCGATAACCGATCCCTTAACCGGTATAAGCAATAGAAGAAATTTCGATTATGAATTAAGACAGGAAGTTTCAAGAGCATTAAGGTACATGACAAAGCTCAGCTGTATAATGTTTGATATTGACCATTTTAAAAAGGTCAATGATACATATGGTCATCTGATTGGCGATGAAATATTGAAAATGATAGGGTCAATACTTAAAAAACATCTAAGAATACACGATATACCGGCAAGATATGGTGGTGAAGAGTTTGTTGTATTATTACCCGAAACCGGATTAGATGATGCATATAAAGTGGCTGAAAAAATCCGCGATCTGATCAAAAATAGCGTTATAAGTAAAAATAGTGAAAAAATAAGAATAACTGTGTCCTTAGGGGTAGCCGAATTTGATCCTGAAAGAATGAAAGAACCAAAGGAATTAGTAGATGCCGCAGACAAAGCCCTTTATATGGCAAAAAATAATGGTAGAAATAGAACAGAGTTATATAAATTACCATAG
- a CDS encoding protein-L-isoaspartate(D-aspartate) O-methyltransferase — MIDLIDSPKSPEEMVDEQIVARGIYNTNVIDAMKKVPRALFVPEEYRYLAYSDQPLPIGYGQTISQPYVVAFMTQSLELNSESKVLEIGTGSGYQTTILAEIAKEVYSVEIIKELQKRAMKILDDLGYKNIKFKTGNGREGWKEYAPYDRIIVTAASNEIPEPLIEQLADNGIMIIPVGPRFCSQDLIKIKKTSKGLLKETLLPVRFVPLVKKHKKKEE; from the coding sequence ATGATCGATCTTATTGACTCACCAAAATCACCCGAAGAAATGGTTGATGAACAGATTGTAGCTAGAGGCATCTATAATACAAATGTAATCGACGCTATGAAAAAAGTCCCCCGCGCATTATTCGTACCCGAAGAGTATCGGTATTTAGCCTATAGTGATCAGCCGCTACCTATCGGCTATGGCCAAACAATTTCACAACCTTATGTTGTTGCCTTTATGACTCAGTCCCTAGAGTTAAACAGTGAATCTAAGGTTCTAGAAATAGGAACTGGCTCAGGATATCAAACCACGATCCTTGCAGAGATAGCTAAAGAAGTCTATTCAGTAGAAATAATTAAAGAATTGCAAAAAAGAGCTATGAAAATCCTTGATGATTTAGGATATAAAAATATAAAGTTTAAAACAGGGAATGGAAGAGAAGGATGGAAAGAATATGCTCCCTATGATAGAATTATTGTAACGGCAGCCAGCAATGAAATTCCTGAACCTCTGATAGAGCAGCTTGCTGATAATGGTATAATGATAATCCCAGTAGGTCCGAGATTCTGTTCGCAAGACCTAATTAAAATAAAGAAAACATCAAAAGGATTATTAAAAGAAACTCTACTACCTGTAAGATTTGTACCTCTTGTTAAAAAGCATAAAAAGAAAGAGGAATAA